TTGGCTTCTTTTACCTCCCCATTCCATTGAAACTGTATCCGCTCCTTGACACCCTTCATATCGGAAATGCCCAGAGTAACCACGGCGTTCTCCAGCATTGCCTTTCCTTTATCTGCCGCCAGACCGTCAAATTGCGGGACATTGAAAATCGCTTTGATTTCGATATCGCCGTTATAAACGACAACATCATAAATCCCCCGATTACGGATCTCCGGCATCATGGCGCCGGTTATTTCCAACCGCTCAGGAAGAAAGTGAGCATAGGAGACCAGACCGGCGCTCTTATCGCTGCTGTTTGCGCTTGGGAAATTTATCGGGATATCGAGCACCGGGCCGACCACGGTCTGCCGGGCTCCCCAGTTGCGGCTGACTTCATCGGCAACCGAGTTTCTTCGTTCCTGCCGCTCCGTTATTAATACCATAATCATAAAAGAGGGTATCAAAAGTAGGACAGTAATGAAGACTATGATGATTAATCGTACGCCAATGGAATTTCTCAGGTCAAACTTGGACATCTGTTTCTACCACTCCAAATAGAAGTTAAGCGTTCAGTTAAACCTTATACATTCTGATATCGGTTTGGCAAGGAAAATTCTGATGATGGCAGGTTTCTGTCGCCAAATCATAGAATGATAGATATCGGTAATCCAGCGCCCCAGCGAGAGTAGTGAAAAGATATTTCAATCGAATTCATACTTCGGCTCGGCCGGAGTCTGCTCGATGCCGACCCGTCCGGTAACGATATCGGCTCTGGCATAGCTTTCCCCTTTCATAGGGTTGCCGCTCATGCGGCGAAGCATCGCCAGCTGACCGGTATGCGTGAAGGCATCGGCAATAGGACCTTGAAACAGGCGTTTCATTTCAATCTTAATCGGTTCGCCGGAAGCAAGAGCGTCATCAAACCGTTTCAGACTGGCAAAGAAGCGGGCTTTTTCGCTTTCCCAATCCAGCGGCGCCGATGCCACCCACTTTCCCTGCCCTCGAATCAAGGTGAGCGACCAATCGAGCAGATCCCCCATATGCGCCACGACTTCCAGCGGCGTGCGAGTGGTCGGTCCCGGTTTGAAACCGGCAAATATCTCCGGCGCTCCCCGCATCGTTTTTGCCGCCCGATACGCCAATGTTGCCAGCATATGCCGCAGAAATTCGAGTTCGTTCATCAGTTTCTCCCGTTTTATGAAGATAGATATTCTGACTCTTGCATAGGATATTGCCCCTGAGAAACTTCTGTCAATCAGATAATCTATGACTGAGCGCCGGCCGCTCTTTTAGAACGGAGCAAAACCGGCATCGGACCAGTAATCTTCTTTAAGGGAGGTCTCCTGATTCAGAAGCGCCTGGTAATGTCCGCGCTCCCATTCCGCCAGCTCCAAAAAGAATCCTTTTATGACCGGGTCCGGGTTGGTGTCAGCCTCCCCTTTATAGAAATTCATGGCATCGAGTTCCAGCTGAATGCCGATAGACAGCGCCGTCATCTCATAGTGGGCGCCATGAATCCGGGCTTTTATCCCTTCCGAAAATATCGGAAATGCCCCCTGCAGGTCAATTTTCGTTCCCAGTTTGAGCTGCGGGTCCGGCTTGCCGGAGCGGGAAATAGCCTCAAACTGCCCATGAAGAAAGTGCATATGGTCGAGCTCCTCTTTTGCCAGCGTCTCGAAAATCTTTTTTCCCTTGTCATCCTCGGTCGAATGAGCCGCCATCATATAGAAATCGTGCCCCTGCCGTTCCGCCTTTATGGCATGCTGAAGCGCCTCCGTTATCTTCATCGTCAATCCTCTCCAGAATTAGAATTCCTGTTGCCCGCAATATAATTCTGATATTCCCGTTCTGCAACCTAATCAGCGCCCTGATGTTGCGAAATTTGTCGCATAATTGGCTTCCTGCCGGTCCAACCCGCAGATAAGCCCGATTCTTCTTGACATAAAATGGGTAGGTAAATAGATTATTATGGAACGCGACTTCCCGCCACGACTATCCTGATTCAGAAATTTTCTTGAAAGTGAGGCGCCATATGGTTTTTCGATTGAATCCGAAAGGCTTCCTCGGTTTGACTGCCGGAATGATATTCGCAGCGTTCGTCGTATTTCCTTGCTTGATTCCGCTTACTTCTTCGGCTGAAAACTGCGGCGATATCAATGGTGACCAGGTTATCAATATGAATGATATCACCTTCTTCATAAGTTATCTTTACAAGAACGGTCCCTGCCCGGAAAACCTTGCCCTTTGTGATGTCAACCATTCGCAATCAATCAATATTCTTGACCCGGTTTTCTTATTGAGCTCTCTTTACAAGGAGGGACCATCCCCTAATTGCCCGTCGTCCGGTCCCGGAGGTTCGGTCATTTCAGATTCGGGGTGCAAATCGTACTATAAAGCGGCGGAGGCGACGGCAACCGAGGACTGCCTGCAATGGGAATATGTCAATGGATATACGCTCCGGATTAGACACCAGAACGGCTGTTTCAACTGCTGCGCCGAACCGGATGCTTCATTTTATATCTCCGGCGATACTATAATCATTATCGAAGCGGAACTATTCGGAGAATGGGGTCCCTGCGCCTGCCTTTGCCTTTTCGACGTTCAATTTGAAATCAGCGCCATTCCACCGGGAGTTTATTTTATTAGAATTACCGAACTGAATGTCGGCGACAGTCTATTAAATGTAACCATTGACTTGAGAGAGCAGCCCAGCGGAAGCCATTGCATCTATCGTGACACATACCCCTGGAATCTATATGGGACTCAGCCGGTAGGAGAACTGCTCTCGCGAGAAGGATGCCTTACCTCGGAGACATCCGAT
The genomic region above belongs to Candidatus Zixiibacteriota bacterium and contains:
- a CDS encoding dockerin type I repeat-containing protein; its protein translation is MVFRLNPKGFLGLTAGMIFAAFVVFPCLIPLTSSAENCGDINGDQVINMNDITFFISYLYKNGPCPENLALCDVNHSQSINILDPVFLLSSLYKEGPSPNCPSSGPGGSVISDSGCKSYYKAAEATATEDCLQWEYVNGYTLRIRHQNGCFNCCAEPDASFYISGDTIIIIEAELFGEWGPCACLCLFDVQFEISAIPPGVYFIRITELNVGDSLLNVTIDLREQPSGSHCIYRDTYPWNLYGTQPVGELLSREGCLTSETSDSVYTEDCVVYNYTADSVLTIEHLNDLFNCCPDSLYAIFDFYENIIDIVELQSLGGSGGCDCLCLYNMNYRIAALPPGLWTIRIDNRKYYSLYGNGEMIEFQVDLTPGVTGSACVDRIYLPWEGVQ
- a CDS encoding ferritin family protein; this translates as MKITEALQHAIKAERQGHDFYMMAAHSTEDDKGKKIFETLAKEELDHMHFLHGQFEAISRSGKPDPQLKLGTKIDLQGAFPIFSEGIKARIHGAHYEMTALSIGIQLELDAMNFYKGEADTNPDPVIKGFFLELAEWERGHYQALLNQETSLKEDYWSDAGFAPF